Proteins from one Oscillatoria nigro-viridis PCC 7112 genomic window:
- a CDS encoding D-alanine--D-alanine ligase family protein: MSVLRVLHLVGSAVSDFFCNLSRLYAEDCLKNTANSALYEFHIACISPDRQWRFPTSLDPSAIAAANPMSLAGAVEVLTQLKIDVMVPQMFCIPGMTQYRSLFDMLSIPYVGNPAELMALVADKAKTKAVVAAAGVSVPLGEVVRAGDRLSIDLPVVLKPLNGDNSIGVTLVKNAADYDAALQTALTHSEEVLVEKFIELGREVRCGIIVQAGELVCLPLEEYAVHPDTKPIRSYADKLKQNDDGNLSLTSKDITKSWIVDTSDPITQRVWDRARKCHIALGCRHYSLFDFRIDPHGQPWFLEAGLYCSFAEKSVLSTMVKASGISLDSFFESMLQNALQR; this comes from the coding sequence ATGTCAGTATTGCGGGTTTTGCATTTAGTCGGCTCGGCAGTTAGCGATTTTTTCTGTAATTTATCGCGCCTTTATGCAGAAGATTGTCTGAAAAATACGGCTAATTCAGCACTCTATGAATTTCATATTGCCTGTATTTCTCCCGATCGCCAATGGCGTTTTCCTACATCTCTAGATCCGAGTGCGATCGCGGCCGCTAATCCCATGTCTCTAGCGGGCGCTGTAGAGGTGCTGACACAGCTAAAGATTGACGTAATGGTACCGCAGATGTTTTGCATCCCCGGCATGACTCAATACCGCAGCTTGTTCGATATGCTGAGTATTCCTTATGTGGGTAATCCGGCAGAGTTGATGGCGCTGGTGGCTGATAAAGCGAAGACTAAGGCAGTAGTAGCGGCCGCTGGGGTAAGTGTACCGTTGGGAGAAGTTGTCCGCGCGGGCGATCGGCTTTCGATTGATTTGCCGGTGGTGCTCAAGCCACTAAATGGTGATAATTCCATTGGAGTGACTTTGGTTAAAAATGCTGCTGACTATGATGCGGCTTTGCAGACAGCATTGACTCATTCAGAGGAAGTGCTGGTAGAAAAATTCATTGAATTGGGTAGAGAAGTTCGCTGTGGGATTATTGTCCAAGCTGGCGAGCTCGTCTGCTTGCCGCTGGAAGAGTATGCTGTGCATCCTGATACGAAGCCGATTCGGAGTTATGCCGATAAGCTGAAACAAAATGACGATGGCAACTTGAGTTTGACTTCTAAGGATATTACCAAGTCGTGGATAGTTGACACCAGCGATCCGATTACTCAGAGAGTTTGGGATCGGGCCAGAAAATGCCACATCGCTTTGGGCTGTCGCCACTACAGTTTATTTGATTTTCGCATCGACCCGCACGGACAACCTTGGTTCTTAGAAGCGGGGCTGTACTGTTCTTTTGCCGAAAAAAGCGTGCTTTCTACTATGGTCAAAGCATCGGGAATTTCTCTGGATAGTTTTTTTGAAAGTATGTTGCAAAATGCCTTGCAGAGATGA
- the psbZ gene encoding photosystem II reaction center protein PsbZ yields the protein MLSILFQVVLLGLVLLSFVMVVGVPVAYASPQNWNQSKSLIYAGSGLWFLLVIAVGVLNFLVV from the coding sequence ATGTTATCAATTCTGTTTCAAGTGGTTTTACTGGGTCTGGTACTGCTGTCTTTTGTGATGGTCGTTGGCGTGCCAGTTGCTTATGCTTCTCCCCAAAACTGGAATCAGTCTAAATCCCTGATTTATGCTGGATCTGGTCTCTGGTTTTTGCTGGTTATTGCAGTGGGTGTATTGAACTTTTTAGTCGTTTAA
- a CDS encoding DUF2127 domain-containing protein: protein MSIPNRLTRRSHIIDISRIKVKKHHAPALIAIVLYKTFVASLLTVTSIALLFALKNHHVLEEVSQSYLLESKLKLIEFILDKILILKPKSLLLSGLAAALYAVLTAVEAVGLWYEKDWATILVVVLVSISIPPEIYELVHGVTVLKLAVFIANLAVLWYLLHHLPKHGKGA, encoded by the coding sequence TTGTCAATCCCAAACAGGCTAACCAGGCGATCGCACATTATTGATATTTCTAGAATTAAGGTGAAAAAACATCACGCTCCTGCTTTAATAGCAATTGTCCTTTACAAAACATTTGTGGCTTCGCTCTTGACAGTAACTTCGATTGCGTTGCTTTTTGCCTTAAAAAATCATCACGTCTTAGAAGAAGTTTCGCAATCTTATTTGTTAGAAAGCAAACTAAAACTTATTGAATTCATCTTAGACAAAATTCTCATTCTCAAGCCTAAAAGCTTACTGCTTAGCGGACTTGCCGCAGCACTTTATGCAGTATTAACTGCTGTTGAAGCCGTTGGTTTGTGGTACGAAAAAGACTGGGCAACCATCTTAGTTGTAGTGCTGGTAAGCATCAGTATACCCCCTGAAATATATGAATTAGTTCACGGGGTCACGGTACTTAAGTTAGCGGTATTTATCGCAAATTTAGCCGTCTTATGGTATTTGCTGCACCATTTGCCGAAGCACGGTAAAGGAGCTTAG
- the ribH gene encoding 6,7-dimethyl-8-ribityllumazine synthase: protein MTVYEGTFTHTESLRFAIVIGRFNDLIVNKLLEGCQDCLKRHGVDINPHGNQVDFYWVPGSFEIPLVARQAALSHRYDAVICLGAVIRGQTPHFDFVAGEVAKGIAAAAFQTGVPVIFGVVTTDTMQQALERAGIKSNLGWNYAMSALEMGTLMRQVKGLGAHSYGQLASGSAAQVLSGEANLAIAPDVSSDQIPS from the coding sequence ATGACTGTTTACGAGGGAACTTTTACTCACACCGAATCTTTACGATTTGCTATAGTCATCGGTCGTTTTAACGATTTGATTGTAAACAAACTCTTGGAAGGATGTCAAGATTGTTTGAAACGCCACGGCGTTGATATCAATCCTCACGGTAATCAAGTTGATTTTTATTGGGTTCCGGGAAGTTTTGAGATTCCTTTGGTGGCGCGCCAAGCTGCTCTTTCTCACCGCTACGATGCGGTAATTTGTCTGGGTGCGGTAATTCGGGGCCAAACTCCTCATTTCGATTTTGTGGCTGGTGAGGTTGCTAAGGGAATTGCTGCTGCTGCTTTTCAGACAGGGGTGCCGGTGATTTTTGGGGTGGTGACGACTGACACGATGCAGCAAGCTTTGGAAAGGGCTGGAATTAAAAGCAATTTGGGCTGGAATTATGCGATGAGTGCTTTGGAAATGGGCACTTTGATGCGCCAGGTTAAGGGTTTGGGCGCACACTCTTACGGTCAATTAGCTAGTGGATCTGCAGCTCAAGTGCTTTCGGGCGAAGCAAATCTGGCGATCGCCCCAGATGTATCGTCGGATCAAATCCCCTCGTAA
- a CDS encoding Uma2 family endonuclease translates to MIQTISKTITFDEFVAWYPENSVHKYELHNGVIVEMPLGTGRHSRVTGFIRSKLSIEIDRRSLPYSIPGDCLLKPVRNEAGYLPDAVVLDEAALRQREPRWDTESIITMGSSVRLAVEVVSTNWRDDYHLKFADYEEMGIPEYWIVDYLGLGGRKFIGTPKQPTLSVCQLVDGEYQAKQFKGDDTVESLAFPELRLTAEVIFRAGLPPTEPS, encoded by the coding sequence ATGATCCAAACCATATCGAAAACAATCACGTTTGATGAGTTCGTTGCTTGGTATCCAGAGAACTCTGTCCACAAGTACGAACTGCACAATGGAGTAATTGTTGAAATGCCTTTAGGAACCGGCCGTCATTCCCGCGTTACAGGTTTCATCCGTTCAAAACTATCAATCGAAATTGACCGCCGCTCCTTACCTTATTCCATCCCCGGCGACTGCCTGCTCAAACCCGTCCGCAACGAGGCGGGCTACCTGCCAGACGCAGTTGTCCTAGACGAAGCAGCTCTGCGCCAGAGAGAACCGCGCTGGGATACGGAATCCATCATCACGATGGGGTCTTCGGTGCGGTTGGCTGTAGAGGTCGTCAGCACTAACTGGCGGGACGATTACCATCTCAAATTCGCTGACTACGAAGAAATGGGCATCCCCGAATACTGGATTGTGGACTACCTTGGTTTGGGCGGTCGCAAGTTTATCGGCACTCCCAAGCAACCCACGCTCTCGGTTTGCCAGTTGGTTGACGGCGAGTATCAGGCAAAACAGTTTAAGGGCGATGACACAGTTGAGTCGCTGGCTTTCCCAGAGTTGAGGTTGACGGCCGAGGTGATTTTTCGAGCCGGTCTGCCTCCAACCGAGCCGAGCTAG
- a CDS encoding O-methyltransferase has protein sequence MTVRPVTPVGILAAKLESLVSQVEKIDNLDRAFKAQLQQAYELANGLDPYLNLCTTPESPALAALVKRTQSEDWSKRFSDGETVRHLEQEMLSGHVEGQMLKFLVHLTKAQRVLEIGMFTGYSALAMAEALPVDGVVVACEVDAYVAEFAQKCFDESTAGHKISVKVAPALETMKQLAQDGEVFDLVFIDADKAGYTDYLNLLLTTGLLAPNGLICADNTLMQGQPYLSGTATENGVAIAKFNQALADDPRVEQVLVPLRDGLTLIRRV, from the coding sequence ATGACCGTGAGACCCGTTACCCCAGTCGGGATTTTAGCGGCTAAACTCGAAAGTCTCGTCTCGCAAGTAGAAAAAATCGACAATCTCGATCGAGCTTTCAAGGCCCAATTACAACAAGCCTACGAACTCGCCAACGGTCTCGACCCGTACCTGAATCTTTGTACCACGCCGGAATCTCCCGCCTTAGCCGCGTTAGTAAAGCGCACTCAATCAGAAGATTGGAGTAAGCGATTCTCTGACGGCGAGACAGTGCGCCACTTGGAACAGGAAATGCTATCGGGTCATGTGGAAGGCCAAATGCTGAAATTTCTCGTCCATCTCACCAAAGCACAGCGCGTACTGGAAATAGGGATGTTTACCGGGTACTCAGCACTAGCGATGGCCGAAGCACTGCCGGTGGATGGAGTAGTAGTAGCCTGCGAAGTAGATGCTTACGTCGCTGAATTTGCCCAGAAGTGTTTTGACGAATCTACTGCCGGTCACAAAATCTCAGTGAAGGTGGCACCGGCTCTAGAAACCATGAAACAATTGGCCCAAGACGGGGAAGTCTTCGATCTGGTTTTTATCGATGCTGATAAAGCTGGATACACAGATTATCTCAATTTACTCCTCACCACTGGGCTGTTGGCTCCCAATGGCTTGATCTGCGCCGACAATACTCTGATGCAGGGACAGCCATATTTGTCGGGTACTGCCACTGAGAACGGAGTTGCGATCGCCAAATTCAACCAGGCTCTAGCTGACGATCCGCGCGTAGAGCAAGTGTTAGTGCCGCTCAGAGATGGATTGACCTTAATTCGGCGCGTTTAG
- a CDS encoding sedoheptulose 7-phosphate cyclase — protein sequence MGDIQATFTSTDRAFQIEGYEKIDFSLLYVDGAFKLENPEIADSYRQFGRCLMVVDETVYGLYGAQMQNYFKHHEIDLTVFPVNIKEPDKTLKTFESIIDAFVDFGLVRKEPVLVVGGGLTTDVAGFACSSYRRRTNYIRVPTTLIGLIDASVAIKVAVNHGKLKNRLGAYHASQKVILDFSFLKTLPIDQIRNGMAELIKIAVVGNKEIFELLENYGEALLHSHFGYLDGTSELREVAHRLTYNAIQSMLALEVPNLHELDLDRVIAYGHTWSPTLELTPEIPMFHGHSVAIDMAFSATIAQLRGYISIADRDRILRLMSRLGLAIDSPYLTSELLWKATTSISRTRDGLQRAAAPCPIGECFFMNDLTRTELDEALAVHREICQGYPRHGDGEDMYVVLQKVGTLSKSGV from the coding sequence ATGGGTGACATTCAAGCTACCTTTACATCTACCGATCGAGCTTTTCAGATTGAGGGGTACGAAAAAATAGATTTCAGCTTGCTCTACGTAGATGGTGCTTTTAAGCTGGAGAATCCTGAGATTGCAGATAGTTACCGCCAATTCGGTCGCTGTTTAATGGTTGTAGATGAAACAGTCTACGGTCTGTACGGCGCACAGATGCAGAATTATTTCAAGCATCACGAGATAGATTTAACAGTCTTTCCAGTTAATATCAAGGAACCTGATAAGACGTTAAAAACGTTTGAAAGCATCATAGATGCCTTCGTTGATTTCGGACTCGTGCGGAAGGAACCTGTTTTGGTAGTCGGTGGTGGATTGACGACAGACGTAGCTGGTTTTGCCTGCTCGTCTTATCGCCGACGGACTAACTACATTCGCGTACCGACAACCTTAATTGGGCTGATTGATGCCAGTGTGGCGATCAAAGTAGCTGTGAACCACGGTAAGCTGAAAAACCGCCTCGGCGCCTACCACGCTTCGCAGAAAGTAATTTTAGATTTCTCCTTTCTGAAAACTCTGCCGATCGACCAAATACGAAACGGCATGGCAGAGTTAATTAAGATCGCCGTAGTAGGCAACAAAGAAATCTTCGAGTTGTTAGAAAACTACGGCGAAGCATTGCTGCACAGCCATTTTGGTTATTTAGACGGCACATCAGAACTGCGCGAAGTAGCCCATCGCTTAACCTACAACGCGATTCAGTCCATGCTGGCCTTAGAAGTACCAAACCTCCACGAGCTAGATTTGGATCGGGTAATCGCCTACGGTCACACCTGGAGTCCGACGCTGGAACTAACGCCCGAAATTCCCATGTTCCACGGCCACAGTGTCGCCATCGATATGGCTTTTTCGGCGACCATTGCCCAACTGCGGGGCTACATTTCGATCGCCGACCGCGATCGCATCTTAAGATTAATGAGCCGCCTCGGACTAGCAATTGATAGCCCTTATCTGACATCAGAACTGCTCTGGAAAGCCACAACATCGATCAGTCGTACCCGCGACGGGCTTCAGCGCGCTGCGGCTCCCTGCCCCATCGGCGAATGCTTTTTCATGAACGATTTGACTCGAACTGAGTTGGATGAAGCCCTAGCGGTGCATCGAGAAATCTGTCAGGGCTATCCGCGTCACGGTGATGGCGAGGATATGTATGTGGTATTGCAGAAAGTTGGAACTCTTTCCAAATCGGGGGTATGA
- a CDS encoding CBS domain-containing protein has protein sequence MDLVLCHTTADFDALGAAVGLCVLRPGSRIVLTGGCHPTVRDFLALHRDEYPLIERRSVNPQQIRSITIVDASARDRLGKAAEWLDLRHLSEIAVFDHHLEAHSDIPATVTQIEAVGATTTLIVEKLKNQAENSDTPSRLLPSEATVMALGIHVDTGSLTFEGATARDAIALGWLMEQGASLRVIAEYVEPGLSPQLQDLLPEALNNLRSETLHGYSVAWVLLSTESYVPGLSSLASRLLDLTETDALLLGNVYKFGENENNRNIAPESPVSNRLSIIGRSRIEGTNLSELFKPFGGGGHARAASLATRDVDPLLTLNQLADELKAQIPHPPTARELMSSPVRSIRPETSVGEAHRILLRYGHSGLCVVDAGDRLAGIISRRDIDIALHHGFSHAPVKGYMTWQLKTIAPDTLLPEIESLMVTYDIGRLPVLENGQLVGIVTRTDVLRELHQQKARDRGSNAELSYCVMPESVEQLLRSRISPELWQLLSIAANIAQNRGWQLYLVGGAVRDLLLAADDTVGLTDIDLVVDGKSGSDDSGAGVELASSLQKLYPESRLDVHGQFQTAALLWHKDSAFGSLWVDIATARTEFYPYPAANPEVEASSIRQDLYRRDFTINALAVRLGVPRSGELLDFFCGLLDLESKQIRVLHANSFIEDPTRIYRAVRFAVRLGFEIEPQTEGYIRHALASGIYYRIQGENGRAPALETRLKSELKYILQAPYWKVALQMLGDLQALRCIHPSLELDRELWRQLRLLDRCLQGRRKEGTTRILTRIHGLMIEGESRVRGKKEEGIGKKEEKEKATISNAQCPIPNAPFPIINIPDWQMRLEVLIAYLAPEYRGKVAANLQLPADSIKRLEALEAGKNQLVENLPKCELPSQLVLLLKNYEFPVLIAIALQSPRSTRRQIWEYLTRWANVDPPLNGNDLKALGYKPGPGFKRMLDDLLAAKLDGDLGDRAAAISFLAQRYPQA, from the coding sequence ATGGACTTAGTTTTGTGCCACACAACAGCAGATTTTGACGCCTTGGGGGCGGCGGTGGGACTTTGCGTGCTGCGCCCCGGTAGCAGGATCGTACTTACTGGCGGGTGTCACCCGACAGTGCGGGATTTTTTGGCGCTACACCGCGACGAGTACCCGCTGATTGAACGCCGATCGGTCAATCCGCAACAAATTCGATCGATTACTATAGTTGATGCCTCCGCGCGCGATCGGTTGGGAAAAGCCGCCGAGTGGCTGGATTTGCGGCACCTGAGCGAAATTGCCGTTTTCGACCACCACCTAGAGGCGCATTCAGACATCCCCGCTACTGTTACCCAAATCGAAGCAGTCGGAGCCACCACTACATTAATTGTCGAAAAGCTCAAAAATCAAGCAGAAAACAGCGACACACCATCTCGCCTTCTGCCTTCGGAAGCAACAGTCATGGCCCTCGGCATCCACGTCGATACAGGTTCCCTCACCTTTGAGGGCGCAACGGCGCGAGATGCAATAGCTTTGGGCTGGTTGATGGAACAGGGAGCGAGTTTGCGGGTAATCGCTGAATATGTAGAACCAGGTTTGTCTCCTCAATTGCAAGATTTGCTCCCAGAAGCGCTGAATAATTTGCGATCGGAAACTTTGCACGGTTACAGCGTAGCCTGGGTGCTGCTGTCTACTGAATCCTACGTTCCGGGACTTTCTTCGCTGGCTTCTCGCTTGCTGGATTTAACTGAAACCGATGCTCTGCTGTTAGGTAATGTTTATAAATTTGGCGAAAACGAAAACAACCGCAACATCGCTCCCGAATCGCCAGTTTCCAATCGATTAAGTATTATCGGCCGATCGCGCATCGAAGGCACAAACCTCAGCGAATTGTTCAAACCCTTCGGCGGCGGAGGCCACGCCCGCGCTGCTTCCCTCGCCACCCGCGATGTTGACCCCCTGCTGACTTTAAATCAGTTAGCTGACGAACTCAAAGCTCAAATTCCCCACCCTCCGACAGCGCGCGAATTAATGTCGTCTCCAGTGCGGAGTATTCGCCCGGAAACATCGGTGGGGGAAGCTCACCGTATCCTCCTACGTTACGGACATTCGGGGCTTTGTGTGGTCGATGCGGGCGATCGGCTCGCCGGCATTATCTCGCGCCGCGACATTGACATTGCCCTGCACCACGGTTTCAGTCACGCCCCGGTGAAGGGTTACATGACTTGGCAGCTAAAAACGATCGCCCCAGATACCTTGCTGCCGGAAATTGAATCTTTAATGGTGACATACGATATCGGGCGCTTGCCAGTATTGGAAAACGGTCAACTGGTGGGAATTGTTACCCGCACTGACGTGTTGCGGGAATTGCACCAGCAAAAAGCGCGAGACAGGGGAAGCAATGCAGAATTGTCTTATTGTGTCATGCCCGAATCGGTTGAGCAATTGTTGCGATCGCGCATCAGTCCCGAATTATGGCAATTATTGTCGATCGCGGCCAATATTGCCCAAAACCGCGGCTGGCAACTTTATCTTGTGGGTGGAGCAGTCCGGGATTTACTGTTGGCTGCGGATGATACAGTGGGGCTAACAGATATCGATTTGGTTGTGGATGGAAAGTCCGGTTCCGACGATTCCGGTGCAGGTGTCGAGTTAGCTTCCTCGCTGCAAAAACTTTACCCAGAATCGCGTTTGGACGTTCACGGTCAATTTCAAACCGCCGCGCTTTTGTGGCACAAAGACTCTGCTTTCGGCTCGCTGTGGGTGGATATCGCTACGGCTCGTACTGAATTTTATCCTTATCCGGCTGCAAATCCTGAAGTTGAAGCGAGTTCGATTCGCCAAGATTTGTACCGCAGGGATTTTACAATTAATGCGCTGGCTGTGCGGTTGGGTGTTCCTCGCAGCGGCGAATTGTTAGATTTTTTTTGCGGTTTGCTGGACTTGGAATCGAAGCAAATTCGAGTTTTGCACGCCAATAGTTTTATCGAAGATCCGACGCGAATTTATCGCGCTGTGCGGTTTGCGGTGCGGTTGGGGTTTGAAATTGAGCCGCAGACGGAAGGATACATCCGCCACGCTTTGGCCAGCGGGATTTATTACCGAATTCAGGGGGAAAACGGCCGAGCTCCGGCTTTGGAAACTCGGCTCAAAAGCGAATTAAAATACATTTTGCAAGCTCCTTACTGGAAAGTTGCTTTGCAAATGCTGGGAGATTTGCAGGCTTTGCGCTGCATTCATCCTAGTTTGGAGTTGGATCGGGAGTTGTGGCGGCAACTGCGTTTGCTCGATCGGTGTTTGCAAGGAAGAAGGAAGGAAGGCACGACACGGATTTTGACACGGATACACGGATTAATGATTGAGGGTGAGTCACGAGTCAGAGGGAAGAAGGAAGAGGGAATAGGGAAGAAGGAAGAAAAAGAAAAAGCAACTATTTCCAATGCCCAATGCCCAATTCCCAATGCCCCATTCCCCATTATCAATATTCCCGATTGGCAGATGCGGCTGGAAGTTTTGATCGCTTATTTAGCGCCGGAATATCGCGGCAAGGTGGCTGCAAATCTTCAGTTACCTGCTGACAGCATTAAGCGGCTGGAAGCTTTGGAAGCCGGAAAGAACCAGTTAGTAGAAAATTTGCCTAAGTGCGAGTTGCCGAGTCAATTGGTGCTGCTGTTGAAGAATTATGAATTTCCGGTGTTAATTGCGATCGCCCTGCAAAGTCCGCGAAGTACACGCCGCCAAATTTGGGAATATCTCACCAGATGGGCGAATGTCGATCCGCCTTTAAATGGCAACGATTTGAAGGCTTTGGGTTATAAGCCCGGGCCTGGGTTTAAACGAATGTTGGATGATTTGTTGGCGGCGAAGTTGGATGGCGATTTGGGCGATCGGGCTGCGGCTATCTCTTTCTTAGCACAACGTTATCCTCAAGCTTAG
- a CDS encoding ATP-grasp domain-containing protein, protein MLETVSVAAMPSERETNTGNRRFPTAFKTIATLILLLLVMPLNLALTAIALLRSIIIKPFQSRSTTATPQTILISGGKMTKALQLARSFHQAGHRVILVETEKYWLTGHRYSRAVDRFYTVPNPQTEEYPQALLKIVRQEGVNVYVPVCSPVASYYDAEVKRVLSGHCTVMHVDVETLQRLDDKYEFATAAQALGLPVPKSYRITNPQQVIDFDFSDAQRKYIIKSIPYDSVRRLDLTKLPCETPAETAAFVNSLPISESKPWIMQEYIPGQEFCTHSTVRNGHLQLHCCCKSSAFQVNYENVDRPDIENWIRQFAKSLNLTGQVSFDFIQAADDGEIYAIECNPRTHSAITMFYNHPDVAKAYLEPDPLPQTVQPLASSRPTYWIYHEIWRLVTHLSSPKLVSERLKIIAQGKDAIFDWDDPLPFLMVHHWQIPLLLWGNLQNPKEWIRIDFNIGKLVEIGGD, encoded by the coding sequence ATGCTCGAAACAGTTTCTGTGGCAGCGATGCCATCTGAACGGGAAACAAACACTGGGAATAGGCGCTTTCCGACTGCATTCAAAACCATAGCAACCTTAATTTTACTGCTATTAGTAATGCCCCTGAATCTCGCTTTAACTGCGATCGCCCTACTGAGATCCATCATCATCAAACCGTTTCAGTCTCGATCGACTACAGCGACTCCCCAAACGATTTTGATTAGCGGCGGCAAGATGACCAAAGCATTGCAGCTAGCGCGATCGTTCCATCAGGCCGGTCATCGGGTAATTTTGGTTGAAACCGAGAAATACTGGCTGACAGGTCATCGTTACTCTCGGGCAGTCGATCGCTTTTACACAGTACCAAACCCGCAGACAGAGGAATACCCCCAAGCACTCTTAAAAATTGTCCGACAAGAGGGAGTTAATGTTTACGTTCCCGTCTGCAGTCCAGTCGCGAGTTACTACGATGCCGAAGTCAAAAGGGTACTTTCCGGGCACTGTACGGTAATGCACGTAGATGTCGAAACTCTGCAGCGTTTGGATGATAAATATGAGTTTGCAACAGCCGCCCAAGCATTGGGGCTGCCAGTTCCGAAGTCTTACCGCATTACTAATCCCCAGCAAGTAATCGATTTTGATTTTAGTGATGCACAGCGCAAATACATTATCAAAAGTATTCCCTACGATTCTGTCCGCAGGTTAGATCTCACTAAGTTACCCTGCGAAACCCCAGCCGAAACAGCCGCTTTTGTCAACTCATTACCAATTTCTGAGAGTAAACCTTGGATTATGCAAGAGTATATTCCGGGGCAAGAATTCTGCACTCACAGTACCGTCCGTAACGGTCATCTTCAGTTGCACTGTTGCTGCAAATCGTCGGCGTTTCAGGTTAATTACGAGAATGTCGATCGCCCGGATATCGAAAATTGGATTCGTCAGTTTGCCAAGAGTCTCAATCTGACTGGGCAAGTTTCCTTTGATTTCATTCAGGCGGCGGATGATGGAGAGATTTACGCGATCGAATGCAACCCCCGCACCCATTCAGCCATCACGATGTTTTACAACCATCCCGATGTGGCAAAAGCTTATTTGGAACCCGACCCTTTACCGCAGACTGTGCAGCCTTTGGCATCCAGTCGCCCGACTTACTGGATTTACCATGAAATTTGGCGGTTGGTGACTCATTTATCGTCGCCAAAGCTCGTTTCTGAGCGGTTAAAAATTATCGCCCAAGGCAAAGATGCTATCTTCGATTGGGACGATCCGCTGCCGTTTTTGATGGTGCATCATTGGCAAATTCCATTATTGTTATGGGGAAATTTGCAGAATCCTAAAGAGTGGATTCGGATTGATTTTAATATTGGCAAGCTTGTGGAAATAGGGGGAGATTGA
- the tnpA gene encoding IS200/IS605 family transposase — protein MSTDFIHKARGVSDLKCHLVLTTKYRRKVLTDQMLSRLEEIFKNLMEKWEGRLVEFNGERDHVHLLLQYTPQTEPSKLINNLKTVSSRYLRKEFVDEVEKVYWKDVFWTNGYFIASCGGVTVEQLKKYIEGQDRPVE, from the coding sequence ATGAGTACAGATTTTATCCATAAAGCCAGAGGAGTTTCCGATCTCAAGTGTCATTTAGTGTTGACAACCAAGTATCGGCGGAAAGTTCTGACCGATCAAATGTTGTCTAGGCTTGAGGAAATTTTCAAGAACTTAATGGAAAAATGGGAAGGAAGATTGGTAGAATTTAATGGTGAGCGTGACCACGTACATTTGCTGCTTCAATATACACCGCAAACTGAACCAAGTAAGCTTATCAACAATCTTAAGACTGTATCTAGTCGCTATTTGCGGAAAGAGTTTGTAGATGAAGTTGAAAAAGTTTACTGGAAAGATGTTTTTTGGACAAATGGATATTTTATTGCTTCATGTGGTGGCGTGACGGTTGAGCAATTAAAGAAGTATATTGAGGGGCAAGATAGACCTGTAGAATAA
- a CDS encoding Uma2 family endonuclease, translated as MQTISKTITFDEFVAWYPENSVHKYELHNGVIVERPLGTGDHSDVTGFISGEINFEIRRLQLPYSIPGDCLLKLARNESGYQPDVIVLDRTALASEPRWKKESVITMGSSVRLAVEVVSTNWRDDYFFKASDYEEMGIPEYWIVDYLGLGGRKFIGNPKQPTLSIYQLVDGEYQVKQFS; from the coding sequence ATCCAAACCATATCCAAAACAATCACGTTTGATGAGTTCGTTGCTTGGTATCCAGAGAACTCTGTCCACAAGTACGAATTGCACAATGGAGTAATTGTTGAAAGGCCTTTAGGAACTGGCGACCATTCCGACGTTACAGGTTTCATTTCCGGTGAAATCAATTTTGAAATCAGGCGACTGCAATTGCCTTACTCAATCCCTGGTGACTGCTTGCTCAAGCTTGCGCGTAACGAATCTGGCTACCAGCCAGATGTAATTGTCCTAGACCGAACCGCACTTGCAAGCGAACCGCGCTGGAAAAAAGAATCAGTCATCACGATGGGATCTTCGGTGCGACTAGCTGTAGAGGTGGTCAGTACGAACTGGCGGGATGATTATTTTTTCAAAGCTTCCGACTATGAAGAAATGGGCATTCCCGAATACTGGATTGTAGACTATCTTGGTTTAGGCGGTCGCAAGTTTATCGGCAATCCCAAACAACCCACTCTCTCGATTTACCAGCTAGTAGATGGGGAGTATCAGGTAAAACAGTTTAGCTAG